Proteins from a genomic interval of Microbacterium abyssi:
- a CDS encoding carbohydrate kinase family protein, which yields MPHTLRAVIIGDALIDEIHDAGGVRELVGGAALNVAVGLRRLGIPSTLIAMVGDDEAGSHIREYLADHDVRLISSAAPHGSSRAIVQRDAHGEPTYVFNEAAQRRSIQYGEEARQAIADADLAVISCFPFDDPVEVDAVIDALAGARVAIDPNPRAGMLSDRAEFVRGFERMAADAAIVKVGSDDASLLYDGDLDALRAHLREAGAQAVLATAGKDGATLEADAGVFTAPISELPGPIVDTVGAGDATLAGVAEGLVGGRPETGELWRRLLDRAMQVAAATCRAEGGLLRTPESLERGERGVHGS from the coding sequence ATGCCGCACACACTTCGCGCCGTGATCATCGGCGATGCCCTCATCGATGAGATCCACGACGCCGGCGGTGTGCGCGAGCTCGTCGGCGGCGCGGCGCTGAACGTCGCGGTGGGACTGCGGCGTCTCGGCATCCCGAGCACCCTGATCGCGATGGTCGGCGACGACGAGGCCGGCTCGCACATCCGCGAGTACCTCGCCGATCACGACGTGCGGCTGATCTCGAGTGCGGCGCCGCACGGATCCTCCCGGGCGATCGTGCAGCGCGACGCGCACGGCGAGCCCACGTACGTCTTCAACGAGGCGGCTCAGCGGCGCAGCATCCAATACGGCGAGGAGGCGCGGCAGGCGATCGCCGACGCCGATCTGGCGGTGATCAGCTGCTTCCCGTTCGACGATCCCGTCGAGGTGGATGCCGTGATCGACGCCCTCGCGGGCGCCAGGGTCGCGATCGACCCGAACCCGCGCGCTGGAATGCTCAGCGATCGCGCCGAGTTCGTGCGCGGCTTCGAGCGGATGGCCGCGGATGCCGCGATCGTCAAGGTCGGCTCGGACGATGCCTCGCTCCTGTACGACGGAGACCTCGACGCCCTGCGTGCGCATCTTCGCGAAGCCGGCGCCCAGGCCGTGCTCGCGACTGCGGGCAAGGATGGCGCGACCCTCGAGGCGGATGCCGGTGTCTTCACCGCTCCGATCTCGGAGCTTCCCGGGCCCATCGTCGACACGGTCGGCGCCGGGGATGCGACGCTGGCGGGAGTCGCCGAGGGGCTCGTCGGGGGCCGCCCGGAGACCGGGGAGCTGTGGCGGCGACTGCTCGATCGGGCCATGCAGGTCGCGGCCGCGACGTGCCGTGCGGAGGGCGGCCTGCTGCGCACCCCGGAGTCGCTCGAGAGAGGCGAACGCGGCGTGCACGGCAGCTGA
- a CDS encoding inositol monophosphatase family protein, with translation MTTAVTADAEQLRHLAADIAREAGDLALRRRTAGVLLAATKTTLADIVTEADRDVEDLIRTRLSAERPGDGFLGEESGAAETSTGITWVVDPIDGTVNYAYGIPAYNVSIAAVQGSADPDTWVGLAGAVHAPVLGELFTASRGGGAWLGAQRLAVTATNPAGALLATGFGYDPSTHDGDLATIRQVMPLARDLRRMGAAALDLAYVAAGRLDGYFERGLKPWDFAAGALLVAEAGGVVTRLDTASARPMLIAAGADLHARLSAVLDDQI, from the coding sequence GTGACGACGGCCGTAACGGCTGATGCCGAACAGCTGAGGCACCTCGCCGCTGACATCGCCCGCGAGGCAGGTGATCTCGCGCTTCGCCGTCGGACCGCAGGAGTCCTGCTCGCGGCGACGAAGACGACCCTCGCTGACATCGTCACCGAGGCGGATCGCGACGTGGAAGACCTGATCCGGACGCGGCTGAGTGCGGAGCGTCCCGGAGACGGCTTCCTCGGCGAGGAATCCGGCGCCGCGGAGACGTCGACGGGCATCACCTGGGTGGTCGATCCGATCGACGGCACCGTGAACTACGCGTACGGCATTCCGGCGTACAACGTCAGCATCGCGGCGGTGCAGGGCAGCGCAGACCCCGACACCTGGGTCGGACTCGCCGGCGCCGTCCACGCCCCGGTGCTCGGCGAGTTGTTCACCGCGTCGCGTGGCGGCGGAGCCTGGCTGGGCGCGCAGCGCCTCGCCGTCACGGCTACCAACCCGGCCGGTGCATTGCTGGCGACCGGGTTCGGATACGATCCGTCCACACACGACGGCGACCTCGCGACGATCCGGCAGGTCATGCCGCTCGCCCGTGATCTGCGGCGGATGGGGGCGGCGGCCCTCGACCTCGCCTACGTCGCAGCAGGGCGGCTCGACGGGTATTTCGAACGGGGACTGAAGCCCTGGGACTTCGCCGCCGGCGCTCTTCTCGTGGCCGAAGCCGGCGGGGTCGTGACACGGCTCGACACCGCATCCGCCCGACCGATGCTGATCGCTGCCGGAGCCGACCTGCACGCTCGGCTCTCGGCCGTTCTCGACGATCAGATTTAG
- the rpoC gene encoding DNA-directed RNA polymerase subunit beta', with protein sequence MLESNTFDELRIGLATADDIRGWSFGEVKKPETINYRTLKPEKDGLFGEQIFGPSRDWECACGKYKRVRFKGIVCERCGVEVTKSSVRRERMGHIELAAPVTHIWYFKGVPSRLGYLLDMAPKDLEKVIYFAAYMVISVDEDARHRDLATQENNVRLELKTLADRRDAKIAERLTKLEEELAALEAEGAKADAKKKVKDAAEKEMSQLRKGADDAIAKLERVWEDFRTLEVGALRPEDDVFHELQDRFGQYFEAHMGAESIQRRLAAFDLQAEAESLHLQISEGKGQRKIRAIKRLKVVNSFLETGMSPASMVLDVVPVIPPELRPMVQLDGGRFATSDLNDLYRRVINRNNRLRRLIDLGAPEIIVNNEKRMLQEAVDALFDNGRRGRPVTGTGNRALKSLSDMLKGKQGRFRQNLLGKRVDYSGRSVIVVGPQLQLHQCGLPKQMALELFKPFVIKRLIDLGHSQNIKAAKRAVERTRPEVWDVLEEIIRERPVLLNRAPTLHRLGIQAFEPQLVEGKAIQLHPLVCAAFNADFDGDQMAVHLPLSVEAQAEARVLMLASNNILKPSDGRPVTLPSQDMIIGLHHLTVVKEGAKGEGRAFGSVSEAILAKDEGTLDLQAKVRIRIPGLNFLEGEAPEGYEKHGLVDASLGQAIFNATLPKGYPFVREPADKGKLSQIVNKLAEEYPKVETAATLDRIKDAGFYWATRSGVTVALSDILTPPNKKEIVAGYEKQAAKVQSQYEKGLTTDAERRQELIKIWTEATDEVQAAMRANFPEDNTINRMVSSGARGNWLQIRNIAGMRGLVNNPKGEIIPRPIISSYREGLSVAEYFIATHGTRKGLADTALRTADSGYLTRRLVDVSQDVIIREEDCGTSKGLELPIAAPNSQGELVRDANVENSVFARTLAADVVSESGEVLAAAGDDVGDVLIDKLVELGVETIKVRSVLTCDSAVGVCAQCYGRSLATGKTVDIGEAVGIIAAQSIGEPGTQLTMRTFHTGGSASADDITQGLPRVQELFEARTPKGASPIAEADGRITIDETDKAKKVILTPDNGDEEVVYPVLKRATLLVEDGQHVTVGQPLQVGTLDPKEVMRVMGAREVQKYLVGGVQGVYRSQGVPIHDKHIEVIVRQMLRKVTVVDHADTTLLPGEMVDLKRYQSINREAVAEGKRPASGRSELMGITKASLATESWLSAASFQETTRVLTEAAMQGKRDPLVGLKENVIIGKLIPAGTGLSKYRNVTVEATEEAKSERYPNRIFASDGAYAEGDFGYVDFDAFSTDDVTPGTYN encoded by the coding sequence CGTGCCTTCGCGCCTCGGGTACCTGCTCGACATGGCGCCGAAGGACCTCGAGAAGGTCATCTACTTCGCGGCGTACATGGTCATCTCGGTCGATGAGGATGCTCGTCACCGCGACCTGGCCACGCAGGAGAACAACGTCCGCCTCGAGCTGAAGACGCTCGCCGATCGTCGCGATGCGAAGATCGCCGAGCGCCTCACCAAGCTGGAGGAGGAGCTCGCGGCACTCGAGGCCGAGGGCGCCAAGGCCGACGCGAAGAAGAAGGTCAAGGACGCCGCCGAGAAGGAGATGTCGCAGCTGCGCAAGGGCGCAGACGACGCCATCGCCAAGCTCGAGCGCGTGTGGGAGGACTTCCGCACGCTCGAGGTCGGCGCCCTGCGCCCGGAGGACGACGTCTTCCACGAGCTGCAGGACCGCTTCGGCCAGTACTTCGAGGCCCACATGGGTGCGGAGTCGATCCAGCGCCGCCTGGCCGCCTTCGACCTGCAGGCCGAGGCCGAGAGCCTGCACCTGCAGATCTCCGAGGGCAAGGGCCAGCGCAAGATCCGCGCGATCAAGCGTCTGAAGGTCGTCAACTCCTTCCTGGAGACCGGCATGAGCCCGGCATCCATGGTTCTCGACGTCGTGCCGGTGATCCCGCCGGAGCTGCGCCCGATGGTGCAGCTCGACGGTGGCCGCTTCGCCACGAGTGACCTCAACGACCTCTACCGTCGTGTGATCAACCGCAACAACCGTCTTCGTCGTCTGATCGACCTCGGCGCCCCCGAGATCATCGTCAACAACGAGAAGCGCATGCTGCAGGAGGCCGTCGACGCACTGTTCGACAACGGCCGCCGTGGTCGCCCCGTCACCGGTACCGGCAACCGCGCCCTGAAGTCCCTCAGCGACATGCTGAAGGGCAAGCAGGGTCGTTTCCGCCAGAACCTGCTCGGCAAGCGCGTCGACTACTCGGGCCGTTCGGTCATCGTCGTCGGCCCGCAGCTGCAGCTGCACCAGTGCGGTCTGCCCAAGCAGATGGCGCTCGAGCTGTTCAAGCCGTTCGTGATCAAGCGCCTGATCGACCTCGGTCACTCGCAGAACATCAAGGCCGCCAAGCGTGCCGTCGAGCGCACCCGTCCCGAGGTCTGGGACGTGCTCGAGGAGATCATCCGCGAGCGTCCCGTGCTGCTGAACCGTGCGCCCACGCTGCACCGCCTCGGCATCCAGGCGTTCGAGCCGCAGCTCGTCGAGGGCAAGGCGATCCAGCTGCACCCGCTCGTATGTGCCGCGTTCAACGCCGACTTCGACGGTGACCAGATGGCTGTGCACCTGCCGCTGTCGGTCGAGGCTCAGGCCGAGGCCCGCGTGCTGATGCTCGCGTCGAACAACATCCTGAAGCCGTCCGACGGCCGTCCGGTCACCCTGCCCTCGCAGGACATGATCATCGGTCTGCACCACCTCACGGTGGTCAAGGAGGGCGCCAAGGGCGAGGGGCGTGCGTTCGGTTCGGTCTCCGAGGCGATCCTCGCCAAGGACGAGGGAACCCTCGACCTGCAGGCGAAGGTCCGCATCCGCATCCCCGGCCTCAACTTCCTTGAGGGCGAGGCTCCGGAGGGCTACGAGAAGCACGGCCTGGTCGACGCTTCGCTGGGTCAGGCGATCTTCAACGCGACGCTGCCGAAGGGCTACCCCTTCGTCCGCGAGCCTGCCGACAAGGGCAAGCTGTCGCAGATCGTCAACAAGCTGGCCGAGGAGTACCCCAAGGTCGAGACGGCTGCGACGCTGGACCGCATCAAGGATGCCGGTTTCTACTGGGCGACGCGCTCGGGAGTCACCGTCGCCCTGAGCGACATCCTGACGCCTCCGAACAAGAAGGAGATCGTCGCCGGCTACGAGAAGCAGGCCGCAAAGGTCCAGTCGCAGTACGAGAAGGGTCTCACCACCGACGCCGAGCGTCGTCAGGAGCTCATCAAGATCTGGACCGAGGCGACCGACGAGGTTCAGGCCGCGATGCGCGCCAACTTCCCCGAGGACAACACCATCAACCGCATGGTGTCGTCAGGTGCTCGTGGTAACTGGCTGCAGATCCGCAACATCGCGGGCATGCGTGGTCTGGTGAACAACCCCAAGGGTGAGATCATCCCGCGTCCGATCATCTCCTCGTACCGCGAGGGTCTGTCGGTGGCGGAGTACTTCATCGCGACGCACGGTACCCGTAAGGGTCTGGCCGACACCGCTCTGCGTACCGCCGACTCGGGTTACCTGACCCGTCGTCTGGTGGACGTCTCGCAGGACGTCATCATCCGCGAAGAGGACTGCGGCACGTCGAAGGGCCTCGAGCTCCCGATCGCCGCTCCGAACTCGCAGGGTGAGCTGGTGCGCGACGCGAACGTCGAGAACTCGGTGTTCGCCCGTACCCTGGCGGCCGATGTCGTCAGCGAGTCGGGCGAGGTTCTCGCCGCGGCCGGCGACGACGTGGGAGACGTGCTGATCGACAAGCTCGTCGAGCTCGGTGTCGAGACCATCAAGGTCCGCTCGGTGCTGACCTGCGACTCGGCTGTCGGCGTCTGCGCGCAGTGCTACGGCCGCTCGCTCGCGACCGGCAAGACCGTCGACATCGGCGAGGCCGTCGGCATCATCGCGGCCCAGTCGATCGGTGAGCCCGGTACCCAGCTGACGATGCGTACGTTCCACACCGGTGGTTCGGCATCGGCGGATGACATCACTCAGGGTCTGCCCCGTGTGCAGGAGCTCTTCGAGGCTCGCACGCCCAAGGGCGCATCGCCGATCGCCGAGGCCGATGGCCGCATCACGATCGACGAGACGGACAAGGCCAAGAAGGTCATCCTCACGCCCGACAATGGTGATGAAGAGGTCGTCTACCCGGTGCTGAAGCGTGCGACGCTTCTCGTCGAGGACGGTCAGCACGTCACGGTCGGTCAGCCCCTGCAGGTCGGAACGCTCGACCCCAAGGAGGTCATGCGCGTCATGGGTGCCCGCGAGGTGCAGAAGTACCTCGTCGGCGGTGTCCAGGGCGTCTACCGCTCGCAGGGTGTGCCGATCCACGACAAGCACATCGAGGTCATCGTCCGTCAGATGCTCCGCAAGGTCACCGTCGTCGATCACGCCGACACGACCCTGCTGCCGGGTGAGATGGTCGACCTCAAGCGCTACCAGTCGATCAACCGCGAGGCTGTGGCAGAGGGCAAGCGCCCCGCGTCCGGCCGCTCGGAGCTGATGGGTATCACCAAGGCGTCGCTTGCGACCGAGTCGTGGCTGTCCGCCGCCTCGTTCCAGGAGACGACCCGCGTGCTCACCGAGGCTGCGATGCAGGGCAAGCGCGACCCGCTGGTCGGTCTCAAGGAGAACGTCATCATCGGTAAGCTCATCCCCGCCGGAACGGGTCTCTCGAAGTACCGCAACGTCACGGTCGAGGCGACCGAGGAAGCCAAGAGCGAGCGTTACCCGAACCGGATCTTCGCATCCGACGGCGCGTACGCCGAGGGCGACTTCGGATACGTCGACTTCGACGCGTTCTCGACGGATGACGTGACTCCGGGCACGTACAACTGA
- a CDS encoding FBP domain-containing protein: MRALTESDVRAAFINAGEDELRMIEMPHDFILVDWDFHDFLAWRDPASSKRGCIVVETDNGVVGIVLRASDPGRSRNGMCNICHTMQPGSQVALFAARKAGAAGHRGDSVGTYMCADLSCHENVRLAHPLAPNEVRAAGQVDMRLDGTRRRMERFVARVQEDTD, encoded by the coding sequence ATGCGAGCGCTCACCGAGTCCGACGTCCGCGCGGCGTTCATCAACGCCGGCGAAGACGAGCTGCGGATGATCGAGATGCCGCACGACTTCATCCTCGTCGACTGGGACTTCCACGATTTCCTGGCCTGGCGGGATCCGGCATCCAGCAAACGCGGGTGCATCGTCGTCGAGACCGATAACGGCGTCGTGGGGATCGTTCTGCGCGCCAGTGACCCGGGCAGGAGCCGCAACGGCATGTGCAACATCTGCCACACGATGCAGCCCGGCAGCCAGGTCGCGCTATTCGCCGCGCGCAAGGCCGGCGCGGCCGGGCATCGCGGCGACAGCGTCGGCACCTACATGTGCGCCGACCTCTCCTGCCACGAGAACGTGCGGCTCGCGCATCCGCTCGCTCCGAACGAGGTGCGCGCCGCCGGGCAGGTGGACATGCGACTGGACGGCACCCGTCGCCGCATGGAGCGCTTTGTCGCACGCGTACAAGAGGACACGGATTGA
- a CDS encoding enoyl-CoA hydratase/isomerase family protein, translated as MSDAILFSVDEGLARLTLNRPTRLNAFNADLAHAWRDATAEATSRDDVRAILLDAAGPSFCAGGDVLEMASTMGDGAPLTELAGVINEGIRSLTESAIPVVAAAHGTTAGGGLGILLSTDYAVVGGRSKLGSLYANIGLTPDLSVSAQLAGAVGSRRALQLVLQDRLLTAAEALEWGLVAEVVGGQDAADEADLVRARAEEVARFWLAGAAGAYGQAKRLVRSQPSRSFAEQLDEEARSIGAAFDTADAKARVAGFAAASAKKAR; from the coding sequence ATGAGCGATGCCATCCTGTTCTCGGTCGATGAGGGTCTCGCGCGCCTCACATTGAACCGCCCGACCCGCCTGAACGCCTTCAACGCGGATCTCGCGCATGCATGGCGGGATGCCACGGCCGAGGCGACTTCCCGAGACGACGTGCGCGCCATCCTCCTGGATGCGGCCGGGCCCTCGTTCTGTGCGGGCGGAGACGTCCTCGAGATGGCCTCCACGATGGGGGACGGAGCGCCGCTCACCGAACTCGCAGGCGTCATCAATGAAGGCATCCGCTCGCTCACCGAGTCGGCGATCCCGGTGGTCGCCGCAGCTCACGGCACGACCGCGGGCGGCGGTCTCGGCATCCTGCTCAGCACCGACTACGCCGTCGTCGGCGGCCGTTCCAAGCTCGGCAGCCTCTACGCGAACATCGGGCTCACCCCCGATCTGTCGGTCTCGGCCCAGCTCGCGGGTGCCGTCGGAAGCCGCCGTGCGCTTCAGCTCGTGCTGCAGGACCGCCTGCTCACCGCCGCGGAGGCTCTCGAGTGGGGCCTGGTCGCCGAGGTCGTCGGCGGTCAGGATGCCGCGGACGAGGCCGACCTCGTGCGCGCACGCGCCGAGGAGGTCGCCCGATTCTGGCTCGCCGGCGCCGCGGGTGCCTACGGCCAGGCCAAGCGACTCGTGCGCTCGCAGCCCTCGCGCTCGTTCGCTGAACAGCTCGACGAGGAGGCACGGTCGATCGGCGCCGCCTTCGACACCGCGGATGCCAAGGCCCGAGTCGCCGGGTTCGCCGCGGCATCCGCGAAGAAGGCTCGCTGA
- a CDS encoding bile acid:sodium symporter family protein — MGSALTTIGLPVALGIIMLGLGLSLTLADFARVLKQPKAVLVALACQLLLLPAICFGLVLLFQLPPVLAVGMMMLAASPGGTTANLYSHLFRGDIALNISLTAVNSVIAVITLPLITNFAIMYFNPFDDQLGLQWSKALEVFAIVLLPVALGMLIRRFWPKFADGMDRPVRIASVIILVIVIAGAVASNWALLIENFATLALITIVFCLISLAVGYTVPRLLKIGRRQAIASSFEIGIHNATLAIVIAQTVLGSVELSLPAAVYGVLMFFVAFGFGFLIRDRSRDRERASVTSS, encoded by the coding sequence ATGGGATCAGCGTTGACCACCATCGGATTGCCCGTCGCCCTCGGCATCATCATGCTCGGCCTCGGCCTGAGCCTCACCCTCGCCGACTTCGCGCGCGTGCTCAAGCAGCCGAAAGCCGTGCTCGTCGCCCTCGCGTGCCAGCTTCTGCTGCTGCCGGCGATCTGCTTCGGGCTCGTGCTGCTGTTCCAGCTTCCGCCCGTGCTCGCTGTCGGCATGATGATGCTCGCCGCCTCGCCCGGCGGCACGACGGCGAACCTCTACAGCCACCTGTTCCGCGGCGACATCGCGCTGAACATCTCACTCACCGCCGTGAACTCCGTCATCGCAGTGATCACGCTGCCTCTGATCACGAACTTCGCGATCATGTATTTCAACCCGTTCGATGATCAGTTGGGACTGCAGTGGTCGAAGGCCCTCGAGGTCTTCGCGATCGTGCTGCTGCCGGTCGCGCTCGGCATGCTCATCCGTCGGTTCTGGCCGAAGTTCGCTGACGGCATGGACCGCCCCGTGCGGATCGCGAGCGTCATCATCCTCGTCATCGTGATCGCGGGTGCCGTGGCATCCAACTGGGCGCTGCTGATCGAGAACTTCGCCACTCTCGCCCTGATCACGATCGTCTTCTGCCTGATCAGCCTCGCGGTCGGGTACACCGTGCCGCGGCTGCTGAAGATCGGTCGGCGCCAGGCGATCGCGTCATCGTTCGAGATCGGCATCCACAACGCCACACTCGCCATCGTGATCGCGCAGACCGTCCTCGGCTCGGTCGAGCTGAGCCTGCCAGCCGCGGTCTACGGCGTGCTGATGTTCTTCGTCGCGTTCGGCTTCGGCTTCCTCATCCGCGATCGGAGCCGCGACCGCGAGCGCGCCTCCGTGACGAGTTCATAG